Proteins from one Cellulosilyticum lentocellum DSM 5427 genomic window:
- a CDS encoding indolepyruvate ferredoxin oxidoreductase subunit alpha, translating to MSIQINADKCTNCGMCRKVCPGNLLTENDRHQIIMRCPEDCWGCTSCVKACNFQAISYFLGADIGGLGSTLQTKEEGDLLHWIMKHTDESEQVITINKKQANTY from the coding sequence ATGAGCATACAAATTAATGCAGATAAATGTACTAATTGTGGCATGTGCAGAAAGGTTTGTCCTGGTAATCTCCTAACAGAGAATGATAGGCATCAAATAATTATGAGATGCCCGGAAGATTGTTGGGGTTGTACTTCTTGTGTGAAGGCATGTAATTTCCAAGCGATTTCTTATTTTTTGGGAGCAGATATAGGAGGCTTAGGAAGTACCTTACAAACAAAAGAAGAAGGCGATTTACTCCATTGGATTATGAAGCATACAGATGAATCAGAACAAGTGATTACTATAAACAAAAAACAGGCAAATACCTATTAA
- a CDS encoding sulfate/molybdate ABC transporter ATP-binding protein, with protein sequence MHIEVKGLNKSFGKFNASQNVSFAIEKGKLIGLLGPSGSGKTTVLRMIAGLEAPDTGDIIINGIRVNDIQAGKRGIGFVFQNYALFRHMSVYENIAFGLKLQKLSLEEVRERVGELIELIGLNGLEKRYPHQLSGGQRQRVAFARAIAPRPELLLLDEPFAAIDAKVRKELRSWLKEMVRKLSITSVFVTHDQEEAVEIADEIIVMNKGQVEQMGSPTVIYKNPRTPFVAQFIGESTVIENYSRLKGFNEEVHGTKAVVRPEFVEVFKDNKQIVAGSAAEDGYVKAIAFRGNNLEITVVVGDLEISGYRSLEEEPVQIGERVHLLVHKLYLFDEVATKIVENKLKYDEMPIFI encoded by the coding sequence ATGCACATAGAAGTAAAGGGGCTAAACAAGTCTTTTGGAAAATTTAATGCTTCTCAAAATGTCAGCTTTGCCATTGAGAAAGGAAAGCTTATTGGGCTTTTAGGGCCAAGTGGGAGTGGAAAGACAACGGTTTTAAGGATGATTGCAGGTCTCGAGGCACCTGATACAGGAGATATTATTATTAATGGCATAAGGGTGAATGATATTCAAGCTGGTAAGAGAGGAATTGGTTTTGTTTTTCAAAACTATGCTTTATTTAGGCATATGAGTGTCTATGAAAATATTGCTTTTGGTTTAAAATTACAAAAACTTTCTTTAGAAGAAGTTAGAGAGCGTGTAGGAGAACTTATAGAGTTAATAGGGCTTAATGGGCTAGAGAAAAGATATCCGCATCAACTTTCGGGTGGACAAAGGCAAAGAGTGGCTTTTGCAAGAGCTATTGCACCAAGACCAGAATTACTTCTTTTAGATGAGCCTTTTGCAGCTATTGATGCTAAGGTGAGAAAAGAGCTAAGAAGTTGGTTAAAGGAAATGGTTAGGAAGCTTAGTATTACCAGTGTTTTTGTTACCCATGACCAGGAGGAAGCTGTAGAAATTGCAGATGAAATCATTGTTATGAATAAAGGGCAAGTAGAACAGATGGGAAGTCCTACAGTGATTTATAAGAATCCGAGAACGCCTTTTGTAGCGCAGTTTATTGGAGAATCTACTGTAATAGAAAATTACAGTAGGTTAAAGGGCTTTAATGAAGAAGTGCATGGTACTAAAGCTGTTGTAAGACCCGAGTTTGTGGAGGTATTTAAGGATAATAAGCAAATAGTAGCAGGATCGGCAGCGGAAGATGGCTACGTTAAGGCGATTGCTTTTAGGGGGAATAATCTGGAAATAACCGTTGTAGTGGGGGATTTAGAAATATCAGGTTATCGTTCCCTTGAAGAGGAACCAGTTCAAATTGGTGAAAGGGTACATCTACTTGTGCATAAACTTTATTTATTTGATGAAGTAGCAACAAAGATTGTAGAAAATAAATTGAAATATGACGAAATGCCTATATTTATCTAA
- the cysT gene encoding sulfate ABC transporter permease subunit CysT, producing MKKTRGIIPGFKLTMGFTLAYLSLIVLIPLASVVLKSMGIGVGGFLDTVLNPRAVASYKVSFSCALTAALVNSIFGIILAWTLVKYDFPFKAFLDGCIDLPFALPTAVTGIALTTLYSENGWIGKFLYSLGIKSSFSTFGITVALIFTGMPFVIRTVQPILENLDPQYEEAATMLGANGFTTFRKVILPELMAPLLTGFSLAFARGVGEYGSVVFIAGNMPMKTEIAPLLIMAKLEQYDYEGATAIAVVMLGLSFLMLLLINVVQHHNNKMMRG from the coding sequence ATGAAAAAAACAAGGGGAATCATACCCGGTTTTAAGTTAACTATGGGATTTACTTTAGCTTATTTAAGCTTGATTGTACTGATTCCTTTAGCAAGTGTGGTACTAAAGAGCATGGGAATAGGGGTCGGTGGTTTCTTAGATACAGTACTGAACCCGAGAGCCGTAGCAAGCTATAAAGTAAGCTTTAGTTGTGCTTTAACAGCAGCCTTGGTCAATAGTATATTTGGAATCATACTGGCATGGACATTAGTTAAGTATGATTTCCCTTTTAAAGCTTTTTTAGATGGCTGCATAGATTTACCTTTTGCTTTGCCCACAGCTGTTACTGGTATTGCGCTGACTACCCTATATTCAGAAAATGGTTGGATAGGTAAATTCTTATATTCTTTAGGTATAAAAAGCTCTTTTTCAACCTTTGGCATTACTGTAGCACTTATATTTACAGGAATGCCCTTTGTGATAAGAACAGTGCAACCTATTTTAGAAAACTTAGACCCTCAGTATGAGGAAGCTGCTACTATGCTAGGGGCGAACGGCTTTACTACCTTTAGGAAGGTTATTTTGCCTGAACTTATGGCACCACTTCTAACAGGATTCTCCTTAGCTTTTGCAAGAGGGGTTGGAGAATATGGGAGTGTAGTATTTATTGCGGGAAATATGCCTATGAAAACAGAAATTGCGCCCTTACTTATTATGGCTAAGCTAGAGCAGTATGACTATGAGGGGGCTACAGCTATTGCAGTTGTTATGTTAGGGTTATCTTTCTTAATGTTATTACTTATTAATGTAGTACAACATCACAATAATAAGATGATGAGGGGGTAA
- the cysD gene encoding sulfate adenylyltransferase subunit CysD — MDHLDRLEAQSIFILREAYKKLGKLGMLWSIGKDSTVLLWLAKKAFYGHCPFPFIHVDTTYKIPEMIAYRDRMAKEMNLDLIVHTNKAAIEEGMGPDKGRLVCCKALKTEGLQQVVHVYGFEGLIVGVRRDEEGSRSKERVFSERNKNDEWDYTNQPPELWDQFKTDFPKGNHIRVHPLLHWNEIDIWEYIKRENMPIIDLYFAKDGKRYRSLGCAPCTAQVESSASNLDEIIEELKNTTISERAGRAQDQEDSYAMQKLRKDGYM; from the coding sequence ATGGATCATTTAGATAGATTAGAAGCGCAGAGTATTTTTATTTTAAGAGAAGCATACAAAAAACTAGGTAAGTTGGGTATGCTTTGGTCAATAGGAAAAGACTCAACGGTATTACTTTGGTTAGCTAAAAAGGCTTTCTATGGTCACTGCCCATTTCCTTTTATTCATGTAGATACTACTTATAAGATTCCGGAAATGATAGCATATCGTGACCGTATGGCAAAGGAAATGAATTTAGATTTAATCGTCCATACCAATAAAGCTGCTATAGAAGAGGGGATGGGACCAGATAAGGGAAGATTAGTATGTTGCAAGGCACTTAAAACAGAAGGCTTACAGCAGGTGGTTCATGTATATGGTTTTGAAGGATTAATAGTAGGTGTGAGACGTGATGAAGAAGGTTCAAGGTCAAAGGAACGTGTCTTTAGTGAAAGAAATAAAAATGATGAATGGGATTATACAAATCAACCTCCAGAATTATGGGATCAGTTTAAAACAGACTTTCCAAAAGGTAATCATATTCGTGTTCACCCCCTTCTGCACTGGAATGAGATTGATATATGGGAATATATCAAAAGAGAAAATATGCCTATTATAGATTTATATTTTGCTAAGGATGGTAAACGTTATCGTAGTTTAGGTTGTGCGCCTTGTACAGCACAAGTTGAATCAAGTGCTTCCAATCTGGATGAAATCATAGAGGAGCTAAAAAATACTACCATTAGTGAAAGAGCAGGTAGAGCTCAAGACCAAGAAGATTCTTATGCAATGCAGAAGCTTCGCAAGGATGGTTATATGTAG
- a CDS encoding stalk domain-containing protein, whose amino-acid sequence MKLSKKIGLILVSGIILVHSLQASNLKCLSQNNTTMVPFRVIGEDLGAKVSFEQASQTITLSYRDTNIELKVGSKKATVNGEEKNLQVAPQVVDGVTYVPIRFVAEALGAEVNYKNSILAINLEGNEREWKLETIATGINTSSATNESGFINTSKTLLGKNVTMLTINMNDPKVKVKIATAGNKVTRVAAIKDMANGAKASINGTYFAAYNGDVPLPDGTLVSNGRVLHITDIGATIGFTSDNKVLIDFVTTRVQGYINGEEAWTSYRVNRHTADSSATVIYTPEYEGNITLPSGWAAVVCVDGKVAKMVTQTRTVPNNGFILTMTEKRSQKFNVGDSVEYRVNYLPKNTSSKDWNNVIYALSAGPSLMIDGKITGNPSDENFTEAKILTQVARRSFIGTTKDNQLIIGTVSASISELKNIVKEMELVSAMCLDGGASSGLYYNGSYLYSPGRNVNNCINFYYS is encoded by the coding sequence ATGAAGCTATCAAAGAAAATAGGGTTGATTTTAGTAAGTGGTATAATATTAGTACATTCGTTACAAGCAAGTAATTTAAAGTGTCTAAGCCAAAATAATACGACAATGGTTCCATTTCGTGTAATAGGTGAAGATTTAGGAGCTAAAGTGAGCTTTGAACAGGCAAGCCAAACCATTACTTTATCTTACAGGGATACAAACATTGAATTAAAAGTAGGGAGTAAAAAGGCAACTGTAAACGGAGAAGAAAAAAATTTGCAAGTAGCACCTCAAGTAGTAGATGGAGTTACCTATGTACCTATTCGTTTTGTTGCAGAAGCATTAGGGGCAGAAGTTAATTATAAAAATAGTATTTTGGCCATTAACTTAGAAGGAAATGAAAGAGAGTGGAAACTAGAGACTATAGCAACAGGCATAAACACAAGTAGCGCTACTAATGAAAGTGGTTTTATAAATACAAGCAAGACGTTACTAGGGAAAAATGTTACAATGCTTACCATTAATATGAATGATCCTAAAGTAAAAGTAAAAATTGCCACAGCAGGTAATAAAGTAACAAGGGTAGCTGCCATTAAAGATATGGCAAATGGGGCAAAAGCTAGTATTAATGGCACCTATTTTGCAGCATATAATGGAGATGTACCATTACCTGATGGAACTTTAGTAAGTAATGGAAGGGTTCTACATATTACAGATATTGGAGCTACTATAGGCTTCACTTCCGATAATAAGGTGTTAATTGATTTTGTTACTACTAGAGTCCAAGGATACATAAATGGGGAAGAAGCATGGACAAGCTATCGCGTAAATCGTCATACTGCGGATTCAAGTGCAACAGTAATATATACACCAGAGTATGAAGGTAATATTACCTTACCTAGTGGATGGGCCGCAGTAGTATGTGTAGATGGGAAAGTAGCTAAGATGGTAACCCAAACAAGAACCGTCCCTAACAATGGTTTTATTCTTACTATGACGGAGAAGAGAAGTCAGAAGTTTAATGTAGGAGATAGCGTAGAATATAGAGTAAATTACTTACCTAAAAACACATCTTCAAAGGATTGGAATAATGTAATCTATGCACTAAGTGCAGGACCAAGCTTAATGATTGATGGAAAAATCACAGGAAATCCTTCTGATGAAAATTTTACGGAGGCTAAAATTCTTACTCAAGTAGCTCGTCGAAGTTTTATTGGTACTACAAAAGATAATCAGCTTATAATAGGTACAGTATCAGCAAGTATAAGTGAACTTAAAAATATAGTTAAAGAAATGGAGCTTGTAAGTGCTATGTGTTTGGATGGAGGTGCTTCTTCAGGGTTATATTATAATGGGAGCTACTTATATTCACCTGGTCGGAATGTAAATAACTGTATTAATTTCTATTATAGCTAA
- a CDS encoding glycoside hydrolase family 32 protein yields MNATHKDLKKVIKIIEQLDGPRVKKDKWRLGLHLMPPVGWLNDPNGLCYFKGKYHVFFQYSPFDPKGGIKVWGHYTSPNLVDWTYKGTPLLADQAEDCHGVYSGSTFVEDDKAYIYYTGNVKRLGDFDYDYIGREANTILVETQDMKYFEPKQCIMTNKDYTEKISCHVRDPKVWKEGDTYYMVQGARTKEDRGQVLVFESKDKKKWKLINEITSEERFGYMWECPDLFKVDGITILSISPQGIERQEFEFWNVYQSGYYVIDGDFRSTYSLNNFCELDRGFDFYASQTFQDEKGRRILIGWMGLPDCEPEYHNPTVEKGWQHCLTIPRELHFKEGKLYQNPVKEIESLRKQCIINNIKGEEALSAYSLSEVIVTDINSEGGLSLIINEDVSLTFDTADETFTLEFLNATGAGRTKRIVRLKKLRSLRVFCDYSALEIFINDGQEVFATRYYPKQRKNSIKVTCCKATVAVWELGEMKYDEA; encoded by the coding sequence ATGAATGCAACGCATAAGGATTTAAAAAAAGTAATTAAGATAATAGAACAATTAGATGGACCTAGAGTAAAAAAAGATAAATGGAGATTAGGACTTCACTTAATGCCTCCTGTAGGTTGGTTAAATGATCCTAATGGACTTTGTTATTTTAAGGGAAAGTATCATGTGTTTTTTCAATACTCCCCCTTTGACCCAAAAGGTGGTATTAAAGTCTGGGGACATTATACGAGCCCTAATTTAGTGGACTGGACATATAAGGGAACACCTTTACTAGCGGATCAAGCAGAAGATTGTCATGGTGTATACTCAGGTAGTACATTTGTTGAAGATGATAAAGCATATATATATTACACAGGGAATGTAAAAAGATTAGGCGACTTCGACTATGACTATATAGGAAGAGAAGCGAATACTATACTTGTTGAAACACAAGATATGAAATACTTTGAGCCAAAACAATGTATTATGACTAACAAAGATTATACTGAAAAAATAAGTTGCCATGTAAGAGATCCTAAAGTATGGAAAGAAGGAGACACCTACTATATGGTTCAAGGCGCTAGAACTAAAGAAGATAGGGGACAGGTCTTGGTTTTTGAATCAAAGGATAAGAAGAAGTGGAAGCTAATTAATGAAATAACCTCTGAGGAAAGATTCGGTTATATGTGGGAGTGCCCTGACTTATTTAAAGTTGATGGCATTACTATATTAAGTATTTCGCCACAAGGTATAGAGAGACAAGAGTTTGAATTTTGGAACGTTTATCAATCAGGTTACTATGTGATAGATGGAGATTTTAGAAGTACGTATAGTTTAAATAACTTTTGTGAGTTAGACAGGGGCTTTGATTTCTACGCATCTCAAACATTCCAAGATGAAAAGGGGAGAAGAATTCTAATTGGTTGGATGGGATTACCAGATTGTGAGCCTGAATATCATAATCCAACGGTAGAAAAAGGATGGCAACATTGCCTAACAATACCAAGAGAACTTCATTTTAAGGAAGGGAAGCTATATCAAAACCCTGTTAAGGAAATAGAAAGTTTGAGAAAACAATGTATTATTAATAATATAAAAGGAGAAGAAGCATTATCGGCATATAGTTTAAGTGAGGTTATTGTAACGGATATTAATAGTGAAGGTGGTCTTAGTTTAATTATTAATGAAGATGTATCTTTAACTTTTGATACAGCAGATGAGACCTTTACTTTGGAATTTTTAAATGCAACAGGAGCGGGTAGAACAAAACGTATAGTGCGCCTAAAAAAATTACGAAGTTTACGTGTGTTTTGCGATTATTCAGCGCTTGAGATTTTTATAAATGATGGACAAGAAGTATTTGCTACGAGATATTACCCAAAACAAAGAAAAAATAGTATAAAGGTAACCTGTTGTAAGGCAACTGTGGCAGTATGGGAATTAGGAGAGATGAAATATGATGAAGCGTAA
- a CDS encoding sulfate ABC transporter substrate-binding protein — protein MFNVLSKHGVVWKKVSILLSLSLTLGGVLLMSGCESEVAKENNKDAQVVELLNVSYDPTRELYVQANEGFSKYWREKTGQDVIINQSHGGSGKQGRSVIEGLEADVVTLALAYDIDAISDAGLIDSEWQKEFADNSSPYTSTIVFLVRKGNPKGIQDWDDLIKEGVSVITPNPKTSGGARWNYLAAWAYELERSGGDEEAAKSFVKELFSHVEVLDSGARGATTTFVERGIGDVLLAWENEAFLSINELGEDEFEIIVPSISILAEPPVAIVDEVVDKRGTGEIAKAYLEYLYTEEGQEIVAQNYYRPTNKQIAEKYKERFPEVKMVTVDEVFGGWRNAQEKHFKDGGVFDEIYEIQP, from the coding sequence ATGTTCAACGTATTAAGCAAGCATGGAGTAGTGTGGAAAAAGGTAAGTATATTATTAAGTTTATCTTTAACTTTAGGGGGAGTGCTACTAATGTCTGGCTGTGAAAGTGAAGTAGCAAAAGAAAATAATAAAGATGCTCAAGTGGTAGAGCTTTTGAATGTTTCTTATGACCCTACCAGAGAACTGTATGTACAGGCAAACGAGGGTTTTAGCAAGTATTGGAGGGAAAAGACCGGTCAGGACGTCATAATTAATCAATCACATGGAGGTTCTGGTAAACAGGGGCGTTCGGTTATTGAAGGTTTAGAAGCAGATGTAGTAACCTTAGCGTTAGCTTATGATATAGATGCTATCAGTGATGCAGGGCTTATAGATAGTGAATGGCAAAAAGAGTTCGCAGATAATAGCTCACCATACACATCGACAATTGTATTTCTTGTGAGAAAAGGGAATCCAAAGGGTATTCAAGATTGGGATGATTTAATAAAGGAAGGGGTATCCGTTATTACACCAAATCCCAAGACTTCGGGTGGTGCAAGATGGAACTATTTAGCTGCCTGGGCATATGAGTTAGAACGTTCAGGAGGAGATGAAGAAGCAGCTAAGTCTTTTGTTAAAGAGCTCTTTTCACATGTTGAAGTATTAGATTCTGGTGCTAGGGGGGCTACGACTACTTTTGTAGAGAGAGGTATAGGGGATGTTCTTCTTGCATGGGAAAATGAGGCCTTTTTATCTATAAATGAGCTAGGTGAAGATGAATTTGAAATTATTGTCCCTTCAATAAGTATTCTAGCCGAACCACCAGTAGCTATTGTAGATGAAGTAGTAGATAAAAGAGGTACAGGAGAAATTGCTAAGGCTTATTTAGAATATCTTTATACAGAAGAAGGGCAAGAGATTGTGGCTCAAAATTATTATAGGCCTACAAATAAGCAGATAGCAGAGAAATATAAGGAACGTTTTCCAGAGGTAAAAATGGTTACAGTAGACGAAGTATTTGGTGGTTGGCGGAATGCTCAGGAAAAGCATTTTAAAGATGGTGGTGTATTTGATGAGATTTACGAGATACAGCCTTAA
- a CDS encoding adenylyl-sulfate reductase subunit alpha, with product MEFRRLETDVVIIGGGTAGCYAALTLGEQSSYKILILEKANIERSGCLAAGVNALNAYITKGQTPQDYVNYATKDAAGIVREDLLLSMSQRLNKVTHKLEALGLVILKDEQGEYVARGNRNIKINGENIKSILADAVYASKNVQVLNQVNAIDYKLVDGKVAGAYAIGVEEEIFYHIKAKVVICATGGASGIYKPNNPGFSRHKMWYSPFNTGAGYAMGIRAGAEMTTFEMRFIALRCKDTISPTGTIAQGLGAKQVNSLGEVYEIHYGNTTSERVYGTVKENEAGRGPCYLKTEGISEGEEQELLKAYLNMSPAQTLKWIEGGKGPSRENVEIEGTEPYIVGGHTASGYWVAEDRSTTLSGLFAAGDVAGGCPQKYVTGALAEGEIAAEAAIAYIEQEYMEQEGEEKMNNRKEPQSGTTQDKDTLNEIDEALLKYEEVKGYIGEKTTLYKVEEVEEAMQKVMDTYAGGISVGYRYNEKQLLKARDKINALVELSRTLKVKDMYELMKLYELIDRLQVAQVLIEHLRARKETRWHSFAEHTDYPEQDDKWLKYVNSKKVNGNIEIILRDLVRRSEHYEHTN from the coding sequence ATGGAATTTAGAAGATTAGAAACTGATGTAGTCATTATAGGTGGAGGAACTGCAGGGTGTTATGCAGCACTTACACTTGGAGAACAAAGCTCTTATAAGATACTTATACTGGAAAAAGCTAATATTGAAAGAAGTGGCTGCTTAGCTGCTGGAGTCAATGCACTAAATGCATATATAACAAAAGGACAAACACCACAAGACTATGTGAACTATGCAACAAAAGATGCAGCCGGCATAGTAAGAGAAGATTTATTACTTTCCATGTCTCAAAGATTAAATAAGGTAACTCACAAGCTTGAAGCATTAGGTCTAGTTATTTTAAAGGATGAACAGGGGGAATATGTAGCAAGAGGAAATAGGAATATAAAGATAAATGGTGAAAATATAAAAAGCATATTAGCAGATGCAGTCTACGCTTCAAAAAATGTGCAAGTATTAAATCAAGTGAATGCTATTGATTACAAGTTGGTGGATGGTAAAGTAGCAGGTGCTTATGCTATAGGAGTAGAAGAAGAAATTTTTTACCACATTAAAGCTAAGGTGGTGATTTGTGCAACAGGAGGTGCTTCAGGCATTTATAAACCTAATAATCCGGGGTTTTCAAGACATAAGATGTGGTATAGTCCTTTTAATACAGGAGCAGGTTATGCTATGGGCATTCGTGCTGGAGCAGAAATGACTACTTTCGAGATGCGTTTTATTGCACTACGTTGTAAGGATACAATATCACCTACAGGCACTATTGCGCAGGGACTTGGTGCAAAGCAGGTTAATAGTTTAGGTGAGGTTTATGAAATACATTATGGGAATACTACGTCAGAAAGGGTATATGGGACTGTTAAGGAAAATGAGGCAGGAAGAGGGCCTTGCTATTTAAAGACAGAAGGTATTAGTGAGGGAGAAGAGCAAGAATTACTTAAAGCCTATCTTAATATGTCTCCTGCACAAACCTTAAAATGGATAGAAGGTGGCAAAGGACCTAGCAGGGAGAATGTAGAGATTGAAGGAACAGAACCTTATATTGTGGGTGGCCATACTGCAAGTGGATATTGGGTAGCAGAAGACAGGAGTACAACTTTATCAGGACTTTTTGCTGCTGGGGATGTAGCAGGTGGTTGCCCACAAAAGTATGTGACGGGGGCACTTGCTGAAGGAGAAATAGCAGCTGAAGCTGCTATAGCATATATTGAGCAAGAGTATATGGAACAAGAGGGCGAAGAAAAAATGAATAATAGAAAAGAACCTCAAAGTGGAACTACACAAGATAAGGATACTTTAAATGAAATAGATGAGGCGCTTCTAAAATATGAAGAGGTAAAAGGTTACATAGGTGAGAAAACTACCTTATATAAGGTAGAAGAGGTAGAAGAAGCTATGCAAAAAGTAATGGATACCTATGCAGGAGGCATTTCAGTAGGTTATCGTTACAACGAAAAGCAGCTACTTAAGGCAAGAGATAAAATAAATGCTCTAGTAGAATTAAGCCGTACACTAAAGGTTAAGGACATGTATGAACTCATGAAACTTTATGAGCTAATAGACAGACTTCAGGTGGCCCAGGTACTCATTGAGCATTTAAGAGCAAGAAAGGAAACAAGGTGGCATAGCTTTGCTGAGCATACAGATTACCCTGAGCAAGATGATAAATGGCTTAAATATGTGAACTCTAAAAAGGTAAATGGAAACATAGAGATAATACTAAGGGATTTAGTAAGGAGGAGTGAGCATTATGAGCATACAAATTAA
- the cysW gene encoding sulfate ABC transporter permease subunit CysW has protein sequence MKRNQCILIGISISFLVLMLGFPLVLIIVEALSKGFEAYAQVVIDPSTVAAMKLTLLATLIAVGLNTLFGLMAAWAITKFKFKGKNLLVSLIDLPFAISPVIAGLVFVLSFGRGGLFYSFLDAYNLKIIFAIPGIVLATVFVTFPFVAREIIPLMESQGKDEEEAAAMMGAGGFTIFTKITLPNIKWGLLYGIVLCMARAMGEFGAVSVVSGHIRGKTNTLPLHIEILYNEYQFAAAFAVASILVIFAVIILILRNQIEKRNKKEG, from the coding sequence ATGAAAAGGAATCAATGTATTTTAATTGGTATAAGTATCAGTTTTTTAGTACTTATGTTAGGTTTTCCTCTTGTACTTATTATAGTTGAAGCATTAAGTAAGGGTTTTGAAGCGTATGCACAGGTAGTTATAGACCCTAGTACAGTAGCAGCTATGAAGCTTACATTATTAGCAACCTTGATAGCTGTTGGGCTAAATACCCTCTTCGGACTTATGGCTGCATGGGCTATTACTAAATTTAAATTTAAAGGAAAGAATCTACTAGTAAGTCTTATTGATTTACCTTTTGCTATCTCCCCAGTTATTGCAGGTTTAGTTTTTGTATTATCCTTTGGTCGAGGAGGTTTATTTTATTCTTTTTTAGATGCCTATAACCTAAAGATTATTTTTGCTATACCAGGAATTGTATTAGCTACCGTATTTGTTACCTTTCCTTTTGTGGCTAGAGAAATTATTCCCCTTATGGAGTCTCAAGGAAAAGATGAAGAAGAGGCGGCAGCAATGATGGGTGCTGGTGGATTTACTATCTTCACGAAAATTACTTTACCTAATATTAAATGGGGGCTTTTATATGGGATAGTCCTTTGCATGGCAAGAGCTATGGGAGAGTTTGGAGCGGTATCTGTTGTTTCTGGACACATTAGAGGAAAGACCAATACCCTACCTCTACACATTGAGATTTTATACAATGAATATCAATTTGCAGCTGCCTTTGCAGTAGCATCCATATTAGTGATTTTTGCTGTTATCATACTAATATTACGAAATCAAATTGAAAAAAGAAATAAAAAGGAGGGGTAG